From the genome of Aeromonas hydrophila subsp. hydrophila ATCC 7966:
CCTGTGCCGCAAACACTATCTGGAAGGACGGGCCTTCAAATAGCCCCCTCTTCATCGCGATGAGTAGATAGAAAAAGGCGCCAATCTGGCGCCTTTTTTGTTGCTGGTGGTTCAGTCAATCTCGATGTCGACGGGGGCTATGATGGGATCGGCCACCGGCAGGCGGTGGAACAGCTGGCGAAAGTGCTGCTGCACCCGGCCGATATCCACCAGCGACATGCCGGAGGCGAAGCCAAACCAGACGTAGAGGCCGGTGAGATCGCGAAACATGGGGGGCAGATAACGGGGCGCACTGATCAGCCCCTCCAGATAGTGCTGATAGAGCACCGGGATGTCGTCTAGGGTCACCTTGCCGACGAACAGCATGGGCAGGATCTCGGGCACCCCCTCCAGCACGGCGCTACGGATGAAGTTGACCGTCTCCACATAGCCCTTCACATAGGAGAGATCCTTGGTGAAGCAGGCGCCCCCCTCGACCATGCCGCCGCGAAACACCCGCTGGGTGATCTTGTAGGCGTCGTGTTCGCTGGTGCCCTGGCTGACGAAGTGCTGGAACACTTCGATGAAGTCGGCGCCGCGCTCCGCCATGTCGATGGCCATCACCCGATCCGAGATGCGCTTGGCCCGGTCCGGGAAGGAGCTGAAGGTGAGGGTTTCTATCAGCACCGCCAACCCCTCCTGGCAGGCAGTGATGCGCGGCGAGCCTGCACTGAGCCAGGTGGCATAGGGTTGCTGACGTCCGTTGAGGGTGGTGCCCACGTGCACCCAGCCCTCGTGGACCTCCAGCACCTGCAGATCCAGCTCGGAGAAACGGGCGTGGGAGTTGAGCTTGATGTAATCGCCGCCGGCCGCCGCGTCCGAGACGATGCCATCGCTCAGCTTGACCTGCACGGTGCCGTCACTGAAATAGCTCGACAGCTTGCCCTGCAATTTGGCCACCGCCGCT
Proteins encoded in this window:
- a CDS encoding flavohemoglobin expression-modulating QEGLA motif protein is translated as MTIQEKYRLHLKSLSDELLILQKPIRILDAIKWPRHLQADFLARGGRTLPAVDKAFYDGLPLGFDPRNKYLELKELRDRIRRRLGPQDELGRILQETVDQYMVVIEMLRQRGQPDFLRYSQLLYGSAGDHLRGDRKTLKELGARLCDIFSLPGARHLVRPYPKEFEGEAAVAKLQGKLSSYFSDGTVQVKLSDGIVSDAAAGGDYIKLNSHARFSELDLQVLEVHEGWVHVGTTLNGRQQPYATWLSAGSPRITACQEGLAVLIETLTFSSFPDRAKRISDRVMAIDMAERGADFIEVFQHFVSQGTSEHDAYKITQRVFRGGMVEGGACFTKDLSYVKGYVETVNFIRSAVLEGVPEILPMLFVGKVTLDDIPVLYQHYLEGLISAPRYLPPMFRDLTGLYVWFGFASGMSLVDIGRVQQHFRQLFHRLPVADPIIAPVDIEID